A single Leptospira barantonii DNA region contains:
- a CDS encoding PAS domain-containing sensor histidine kinase, translating into MENTQDSIWSVDKSYRILTMNHLFHQAIVNIYKIDLKIGNNILEEFDSDLSATWKDIYDSTFEGNSIRKEWEIPNQEGSSNYYEILTSPIYSLAENIQIPFPKDRAFFLSENLYDQKSKNEQSISGATIYIRDITERKLYEQKSTGVIKSKDRLLAAVAHDLKNPISGILSLTELLKEQASDQNNLELLNMMSQAANKSLNIIQDLLQIAEMENESYKLKIERTNLNHLIQSLVKQNLPEAESKKIKLYARMGTDPIPVQVELLKFQRVLENLISNSLKFTKEGGEISIHSYSQNKKAMIIVEDTGIGIPFGLQSAIFDQFTRAKRQGLKGEQTTGLGMSIVKVIVELHKGKISLESEEGIGTKFIIEIPLDL; encoded by the coding sequence ATAGAGAACACGCAGGATTCGATCTGGTCCGTGGATAAGAGTTATAGAATCCTGACCATGAATCACCTATTTCACCAAGCGATCGTCAATATCTATAAAATAGATTTGAAGATCGGAAACAATATTTTGGAAGAATTCGATTCCGATTTATCGGCCACATGGAAGGACATTTACGATTCTACGTTCGAAGGAAACTCGATTCGAAAAGAATGGGAGATCCCGAACCAGGAAGGTAGTTCAAATTATTATGAAATTCTAACGTCTCCGATCTATAGTTTGGCGGAAAACATACAGATACCGTTTCCGAAAGACCGCGCCTTTTTCCTATCGGAGAATTTATACGATCAGAAATCAAAAAACGAACAATCGATTTCAGGTGCGACGATCTACATTCGGGATATAACCGAAAGAAAACTCTACGAACAAAAATCGACTGGCGTCATCAAAAGTAAGGACCGTCTTTTGGCCGCGGTCGCGCACGATCTTAAGAATCCGATCAGCGGTATTTTGAGCCTGACCGAATTGTTAAAGGAACAAGCGAGCGATCAAAACAATTTGGAACTTCTCAACATGATGTCCCAAGCCGCCAACAAGTCTCTGAACATCATTCAGGATCTTCTGCAAATCGCGGAGATGGAAAACGAAAGTTATAAACTCAAAATCGAAAGGACGAATTTGAACCATCTCATCCAATCGCTAGTAAAACAAAATCTTCCCGAAGCGGAAAGTAAGAAGATTAAACTTTATGCAAGAATGGGAACCGATCCGATTCCCGTTCAAGTCGAACTTCTGAAGTTTCAAAGAGTTTTGGAAAATCTAATTTCCAATTCCTTAAAGTTTACAAAGGAAGGCGGGGAGATTTCGATCCATTCTTATTCTCAAAATAAAAAAGCGATGATCATCGTCGAAGACACCGGAATCGGAATTCCGTTCGGTCTTCAATCCGCGATCTTCGATCAATTTACGAGAGCAAAACGTCAGGGTTTAAAAGGGGAACAAACCACGGGGCTCGGAATGTCGATCGTAAAAGTCATCGTAGAACTTCACAAGGGTAAGATCAGTTTGGAAAGCGAAGAAGGAATCGGAACCAAATTCATCATTGAAATTCCACTGGACCTCTGA
- a CDS encoding sulfatase, with amino-acid sequence MFMILVLSTSFFQGCDRISTSDKNVVKADLTRLLKSGDFECTGDTNREIDRFRFHWKKNPGRYSNLNPKDRWKNVQMTLYTDETLYINESQDSLFIPSNQECILKTNNVFIDDQVSSTTFEFYASTLSNSGAISGDLQVYQDDQKIFEQGFKTQKEEWKKYSFSFEPKSKNQKVSSALKIRWNSPSAAGLFLGAPILFKKQNTQKKNVILIVIDALRQDSLSSGGSPFPTTPVLDSFSKESIVFKNTIANGNWTKPSMLSFFTSEIASNLGLGSAWFYTSGQQRKIFYSKKPLTMPNAFREEGYFTESIMNNVFLMDYTSVGVDLGFHNIQQVGKDTLDTEELVSRAEGFFQEHKSDLFFLHLNLNTPHWGYRPPAKYFQELKDQSDPSLWKELDEYQQKYLGEVRYTDALLGRIFEELKKQGLYEDSWIVVTSDHGELLEKSHYYHHHFITETVYAHGETHYEKEIRVPWIIHPPKSYQNRIQKKEFEGQVSLLSLLPTLLGLNGISYPQEKVKGNDYSFAVFGKKGPESESVIFTEGRYSESILTPEFKYIRRYPGYDSVRRTREGVSHKMSEELYDLKKDPKELENLSGSESPLLNEARSVLKRNQLDKNSFHLRLPECKNDCEREIRLFVKGGIYRYDFTGGAVVLQEDSKNITFKMLNSSSRSDQILVLKTVDPSPEFRLQILKNGKPEEYRLGKWGILSRPASEILRIEPDYVSLGREPYRYASSEIPFLYYHTGFSGGRESEEEAAMGKEVRKILESWGYIHQ; translated from the coding sequence ATGTTTATGATTCTCGTACTTTCGACTTCCTTTTTTCAAGGATGCGATCGTATTTCGACTTCGGATAAGAATGTTGTGAAGGCGGATCTAACCCGTCTTCTCAAAAGCGGCGACTTTGAATGTACGGGCGACACGAATCGGGAAATCGATCGATTTCGGTTTCATTGGAAAAAAAATCCGGGCCGTTATTCCAATCTGAATCCGAAGGATCGATGGAAGAACGTTCAAATGACCTTATATACGGACGAAACGTTGTATATCAACGAATCCCAAGATTCCCTTTTTATTCCGTCCAACCAAGAATGTATTTTAAAGACGAATAACGTGTTTATCGACGATCAAGTTTCATCGACTACGTTCGAATTTTACGCGTCAACGTTGTCGAACTCCGGCGCGATTTCCGGCGATTTACAAGTTTATCAAGACGATCAAAAAATCTTCGAACAAGGTTTTAAAACTCAAAAGGAAGAATGGAAAAAATATTCATTTTCCTTCGAGCCTAAGTCGAAAAATCAAAAAGTTTCTTCCGCTTTAAAAATTCGATGGAATTCTCCGAGCGCCGCCGGTTTGTTTTTAGGGGCGCCGATTCTATTCAAAAAACAAAATACACAAAAAAAGAATGTGATTTTGATCGTGATCGACGCTTTGCGTCAGGATTCTTTGTCTTCGGGCGGATCTCCGTTTCCTACAACTCCCGTATTGGATTCTTTTTCGAAAGAATCGATCGTCTTTAAGAATACGATCGCAAACGGGAATTGGACGAAACCGTCTATGTTGTCGTTCTTTACTTCCGAAATCGCTTCCAATCTCGGACTTGGAAGCGCATGGTTTTATACTTCCGGACAACAAAGAAAAATATTCTATTCCAAAAAACCTCTCACGATGCCGAACGCATTTCGAGAAGAGGGCTACTTCACCGAAAGTATCATGAATAACGTTTTTCTAATGGACTATACTTCCGTCGGAGTCGACTTGGGGTTTCATAATATTCAACAAGTCGGCAAAGATACTCTGGATACGGAAGAGTTGGTTAGCCGAGCGGAAGGTTTTTTTCAGGAACACAAAAGTGATCTGTTTTTTCTTCATCTCAACTTGAACACTCCGCATTGGGGATATAGACCTCCCGCGAAATACTTTCAAGAGTTAAAGGATCAATCCGATCCTTCGCTTTGGAAAGAATTGGACGAGTATCAACAAAAGTATTTGGGAGAGGTTCGTTATACGGACGCTCTTTTGGGGAGAATTTTCGAAGAACTCAAAAAACAAGGACTCTACGAGGATTCTTGGATCGTAGTAACGAGTGATCACGGTGAGCTTCTCGAAAAATCGCATTACTATCACCATCATTTTATCACCGAGACTGTTTACGCGCACGGGGAAACACATTACGAAAAAGAAATACGAGTTCCTTGGATCATTCATCCTCCCAAGTCCTATCAAAATCGGATTCAAAAGAAGGAATTTGAAGGTCAGGTTTCGCTTTTGTCTTTACTGCCGACTTTGTTGGGTTTAAACGGAATTTCTTATCCACAGGAAAAGGTAAAAGGGAACGATTATTCTTTTGCGGTCTTCGGCAAAAAAGGTCCGGAATCGGAGTCCGTCATCTTTACGGAGGGACGGTATTCGGAATCCATTCTTACTCCCGAATTCAAATACATACGAAGATACCCCGGATACGATTCCGTTCGTAGGACCAGAGAAGGGGTTTCTCATAAAATGTCCGAAGAATTGTATGATCTAAAAAAAGATCCGAAGGAACTGGAGAATCTTTCCGGTTCGGAATCTCCGTTGTTAAACGAAGCCCGCTCCGTCTTGAAACGGAATCAACTCGATAAAAACTCGTTTCATCTGCGTCTTCCCGAATGCAAAAACGATTGTGAAAGGGAAATTCGTCTGTTCGTCAAAGGTGGAATTTATCGTTACGATTTTACGGGGGGCGCCGTCGTTCTTCAGGAAGATTCAAAAAACATTACATTCAAAATGTTGAATTCTTCAAGCCGATCCGATCAAATTCTTGTTTTAAAAACGGTGGATCCTTCGCCGGAGTTCCGACTTCAAATTCTAAAAAACGGAAAACCCGAGGAGTATCGTTTGGGAAAATGGGGAATTCTTTCCCGTCCCGCTTCCGAGATTTTAAGAATCGAACCCGATTACGTTTCTCTGGGACGGGAACCGTATCGATACGCTTCCTCCGAAATCCCGTTTTTATACTATCATACCGGTTTTTCCGGCGGAAGGGAAAGCGAAGAAGAAGCCGCGATGGGCAAGGAAGTTCGTAAGATTTTGGAAAGTTGGGGTTATATTCACCAATAA
- a CDS encoding LIC10604 family protein, whose amino-acid sequence MIYSILLYALGFLILLGLSIYGIGATLPVEHSSSLERVFKTSPSTIYSMIRDFKQYPTWRPNLKNIEEISPTSWKETDSHKEIMTYSFIRDQKNTLIESKIMDEDKPFGGSWTFELDSVDGGTKLKITENGKVFSPVFRFFSKFVFGHTATMETYFDFMEKEVQRRAGR is encoded by the coding sequence ATGATTTATTCGATTTTATTGTATGCGTTGGGATTTCTTATACTTTTGGGTTTGAGTATCTACGGTATCGGAGCTACTCTTCCGGTGGAACATTCTTCTTCTTTGGAGCGGGTTTTCAAAACTTCTCCGAGTACGATTTACTCGATGATCCGAGATTTTAAACAATATCCGACGTGGAGACCGAATCTAAAAAACATCGAAGAAATTTCTCCCACCTCCTGGAAAGAAACCGATTCTCACAAAGAGATCATGACGTATTCTTTCATACGCGATCAAAAAAATACGCTGATCGAATCCAAAATCATGGACGAGGATAAGCCGTTTGGAGGTTCTTGGACCTTCGAACTCGATTCCGTCGACGGCGGAACCAAATTGAAAATCACCGAAAACGGAAAAGTTTTTTCGCCGGTGTTTCGATTCTTTTCCAAATTCGTTTTCGGTCATACGGCGACGATGGAAACGTATTTCGATTTTATGGAAAAGGAAGTTCAGAGAAGGGCAGGGCGATAA
- a CDS encoding LA_0442/LA_0875 N-terminal domain-containing protein, which produces MLKKIISISIIFLFWNQSVLADIVYLKDGRVIFIKVLNQDLEKITVSNERETWDIEKKKISRVSFNEDEEIYVRTQLKEKERMNAEIDSLRRSLSEKEALESKKKEETMKSHDLAKGALWRSALLPGWGQFYREDKERGYFFSIAAGLSFLLWFRSDQQYQKEGKNLEDANRLSIVAGATGDSGIIAGAFFHANEIRNQRYQAGIKASSAFFLFAAIYAFNLIDAWLFGRPWDFFSKAPDEKKESIELNVTPDSQQGPANPSQPESPDRSVPMLPQSGLPGNGLNRWEVQWRIRF; this is translated from the coding sequence ATGCTGAAAAAAATTATTTCCATTTCTATCATATTCCTTTTTTGGAATCAATCCGTTCTTGCGGACATAGTTTATCTAAAGGACGGACGGGTTATTTTCATCAAGGTTCTCAATCAGGATTTGGAAAAGATCACCGTTTCGAACGAGCGAGAAACCTGGGATATAGAAAAGAAAAAAATCTCCAGGGTTTCGTTCAATGAAGACGAGGAAATTTACGTTCGTACTCAGTTGAAGGAAAAGGAACGGATGAACGCCGAAATCGATTCTTTGAGAAGATCTCTTTCCGAAAAGGAAGCTTTGGAATCGAAAAAAAAAGAGGAAACGATGAAAAGTCACGATCTTGCAAAAGGTGCGCTATGGAGAAGCGCGTTGCTTCCGGGTTGGGGACAATTTTACAGAGAGGATAAGGAAAGGGGTTATTTCTTTTCGATCGCCGCCGGTCTTTCTTTTTTACTTTGGTTTCGATCCGATCAACAATATCAAAAAGAAGGGAAGAATTTAGAGGATGCGAACCGCCTTTCCATCGTTGCTGGCGCAACCGGGGATTCCGGAATCATCGCGGGCGCTTTTTTTCACGCGAACGAAATTCGAAATCAAAGATACCAAGCGGGTATCAAAGCTTCTTCCGCGTTTTTCTTGTTTGCCGCGATTTATGCGTTCAACCTAATCGACGCTTGGTTGTTCGGAAGACCTTGGGATTTTTTTTCAAAGGCGCCCGACGAAAAAAAGGAATCTATAGAACTCAACGTTACGCCGGATTCTCAGCAAGGTCCCGCAAACCCTTCTCAACCGGAATCACCCGATCGATCGGTTCCTATGTTGCCTCAGTCCGGATTGCCCGGAAACGGTTTGAATCGGTGGGAGGTTCAATGGAGAATCCGTTTTTAA
- a CDS encoding MarR family winged helix-turn-helix transcriptional regulator, whose amino-acid sequence MSSDLVSQILEFYPRIFFACHTRHVEDPKTKQVLTANQASVLDHLDGDEPVSLYDLALHMGVTPSTMSITVSRLEVLNYIVKEKNPKDGRGTLIRLTKSGERIKSKKSVLDPNLVKNLLKRLNKEEQEAAVKGLGLLAFAAEMEMKNKSLSRSWSRGK is encoded by the coding sequence GTGAGTTCCGATTTAGTAAGTCAGATTCTTGAGTTCTATCCGAGAATCTTTTTCGCCTGTCATACAAGACATGTGGAAGATCCCAAAACAAAGCAGGTTCTGACCGCGAATCAGGCGAGTGTTTTGGATCATCTGGACGGGGACGAACCCGTAAGTCTTTACGATCTGGCCTTGCACATGGGTGTTACACCTTCTACGATGTCCATCACGGTTTCTCGGTTGGAAGTTTTGAACTATATCGTAAAAGAAAAAAATCCGAAGGACGGACGCGGCACCTTAATTCGTTTAACAAAATCGGGGGAAAGGATCAAAAGCAAAAAATCCGTTCTGGATCCGAATCTCGTAAAGAATCTTTTAAAACGATTGAATAAGGAAGAACAGGAGGCCGCGGTAAAAGGACTCGGCTTGCTTGCGTTTGCCGCAGAGATGGAAATGAAAAACAAAAGTCTTTCTAGGTCCTGGTCCCGGGGAAAATAA
- a CDS encoding DUF3052 family protein, translating into MAGYSGKALGDKLGIKSGMKTYFKGLPEDVQKDLKDHLKDADFSETLKGSFDYLHVFTKESKDLQKQFPKLVEHLGEKGMIWISWPKGSSKVPTDINENLVREIGLKLGIVDVKVCAVSDIWSGLKFYRRKA; encoded by the coding sequence ATGGCCGGTTATTCAGGAAAAGCCTTAGGCGACAAACTCGGTATAAAATCGGGAATGAAAACGTATTTCAAAGGTCTTCCCGAAGACGTTCAAAAAGATCTCAAGGATCATTTGAAGGACGCGGACTTTTCCGAAACCCTCAAGGGTTCATTCGATTATTTGCATGTGTTTACGAAAGAATCGAAGGATCTCCAAAAACAATTTCCGAAGCTCGTGGAACATCTTGGTGAAAAGGGAATGATTTGGATTTCCTGGCCGAAGGGATCTTCGAAGGTTCCCACGGATATCAACGAAAATCTCGTTCGTGAAATCGGATTAAAATTAGGAATCGTGGACGTAAAAGTTTGCGCGGTTTCGGATATCTGGTCCGGTTTGAAATTTTATAGAAGAAAAGCTTAA
- a CDS encoding enoyl-CoA hydratase/isomerase family protein — translation MKLSKEIITAKDSKIGVMKLVPDGPMTLTLPLMHEMDSILKEFTVDQDIRAGIIAGPDGDFCVGLDPDAILSASKEEIAKIMAGIFEMFGSLMSFPKPLIAEVGGNAVGGGAIIAYTCDYRYMVEGKGRIGFAEPLVGLPITNSLILRMRQVMIPSAVSEAAMEGTLYKPAEAVQNGLLTEVGASLEELRKKSISKINVLNRIPASATVETKRALNKAAVEAAKAAPVELGKLFQTQPSMIPNLLEAMTANKERRRPVLAHTANYA, via the coding sequence ATGAAACTTTCAAAAGAAATTATCACGGCTAAAGATTCAAAAATCGGAGTTATGAAATTGGTTCCGGACGGACCGATGACATTGACTCTTCCCTTGATGCACGAAATGGATTCTATTCTCAAAGAATTCACCGTGGATCAGGATATCAGAGCGGGAATTATCGCGGGGCCCGATGGAGACTTTTGTGTCGGACTGGATCCCGATGCGATTTTGAGCGCTTCCAAAGAGGAAATCGCAAAGATCATGGCGGGGATTTTCGAGATGTTCGGATCTTTGATGAGTTTTCCAAAACCCTTGATCGCAGAAGTGGGCGGAAACGCGGTCGGCGGAGGCGCGATCATCGCGTACACTTGCGACTACAGATACATGGTGGAAGGCAAGGGAAGAATCGGCTTTGCGGAACCGTTAGTCGGTTTGCCGATCACAAACTCTTTGATTCTTAGAATGAGACAGGTTATGATTCCTTCCGCAGTTTCCGAAGCCGCTATGGAAGGAACTCTTTACAAACCCGCAGAAGCGGTTCAAAACGGATTGTTAACCGAAGTGGGAGCGTCGCTTGAAGAGTTGAGAAAAAAATCCATCAGCAAGATCAACGTTCTCAACAGAATTCCGGCTTCCGCAACTGTGGAAACCAAAAGAGCTCTGAATAAAGCGGCGGTCGAAGCGGCAAAGGCCGCACCGGTGGAACTGGGTAAACTTTTCCAAACTCAACCGAGTATGATTCCGAATCTTCTGGAAGCGATGACCGCGAACAAGGAAAGAAGAAGACCGGTGTTGGCTCACACCGCAAACTACGCTTAA
- a CDS encoding efflux RND transporter permease subunit — protein sequence MNIAQLSIKRPIFICSIVLLMLLTGWVALGRMGVDLFPDVNIPVVSVTTIYPGAGPEEIEELVSKPLEEELSSISGLKKISSRNQEGVSVVFGEFTLDTDIKYAEQQFRDKVGLVKPKLPTGIKEPKVVRFDPADQPIVRLALFAELDQAKLYDLAKETVKSRLEQVQGVGSVKIVGGTRREIQIELDRDKLTSYQMPSVVIANRLKTAGLNVPVGKFEAGTKETSYRTLGRYETLSQIENTIVSFSGEVGNAVLIKQLGTVRDGTEDEETIGYLWASKDEGIEEKVSVFKKIGNLFSGKKNNSAEVLKETKPALFIDVYKQSGANTVAVADEVLKRIGKLNDGIQGLEGKPKIRLIRDGSKWIRYNVEDVTEAIVIGMLLAVVTVYFFLGNFRSTVITGLALPNSMLGAFVLMWAMGFTINVMTLLALSLAVGLLVDDAIVVRENIFRKLEEGKGVMEAAETGTNEVTLAVIGTSLTVIAVFLPVGFLSGIVGQFFKQFGLTVVFAMLISLFDGLAVAPMLSAYFAGKIDHNKKPNKAIQLFDQFQTWLEKQYGRIMKVALKRPGMVLLASLGIFILSILSLKLVKSTFLPANDQGEFLVTLDLPPGTSLQGTKQVADQVLDVLKKIPEMDMIAITIGKPDGGEPNAGTLAVALVNSKKRKRTTTQVKDEIRELLKPFAFARPAVSDYSAVGGGIQYPFQLVIKGENLAEMDVYSKKVVARLKNLSDLADIDTDYRAGKPEYQIHLDNMKMQLVGVLPGVAGSELRYQIAGDEVSKFYDKGIEYEVKMRLRPDQRNLRMAYGQTKVPNIANKLIPLSAISVGKETAGPSRINRIDRARTIVINANLAPGGAVQDATRITDEILKKELPPPPGIRYNFQGQSEDFKELLANIVLAFGLALVFIYLVLASLYESFITPITILFAIPPAISGAFFALALTNEMLNLFSMIGLILLMGLVAKNSILLVDYAMQAIREKGLSRNDAIFEAGLVRLRPILMTSLAMIMGTVPIALGLGEAAKSRTAMGIAIIGGLILSTVVTLVVVPSIFGFIDRFREWIETKFRPEYDMNASLITPSHSSNGQSSYEKEWAYAQEKAEVELPKKSGSKKTKKEH from the coding sequence ATGAATATCGCCCAGCTTTCGATCAAACGACCTATTTTTATTTGCAGTATCGTTCTCCTGATGCTTCTCACCGGTTGGGTAGCTTTGGGAAGAATGGGAGTGGATCTCTTTCCCGACGTAAACATTCCAGTCGTTTCCGTTACTACGATTTATCCCGGAGCGGGTCCGGAAGAAATCGAGGAACTCGTTTCCAAACCTCTCGAAGAAGAACTTTCTTCCATCTCCGGTCTGAAGAAAATTTCTTCCAGAAACCAAGAGGGGGTCTCTGTCGTTTTCGGTGAATTCACACTCGATACCGACATTAAATACGCGGAACAACAATTCAGAGACAAGGTCGGTCTTGTAAAACCGAAACTTCCTACAGGAATCAAGGAACCGAAAGTGGTTCGTTTCGATCCTGCGGATCAACCGATCGTTCGTCTCGCTCTCTTCGCCGAATTGGATCAGGCAAAACTCTACGACCTTGCTAAAGAAACCGTTAAGTCAAGATTGGAACAGGTTCAAGGTGTCGGTTCGGTTAAGATTGTCGGTGGAACAAGAAGAGAAATCCAAATCGAATTGGATCGAGATAAACTGACTTCTTATCAAATGCCTTCGGTCGTAATCGCGAACCGATTGAAAACCGCAGGCTTAAACGTTCCCGTTGGAAAGTTCGAAGCGGGCACAAAAGAAACTTCTTATAGAACCCTGGGTAGATACGAAACCCTTTCTCAGATCGAAAACACGATCGTTTCCTTTAGTGGTGAAGTAGGCAACGCGGTTCTTATCAAACAATTGGGAACGGTAAGAGACGGAACCGAAGACGAAGAAACCATCGGTTATCTCTGGGCTTCCAAAGACGAAGGTATAGAAGAAAAAGTTTCCGTCTTCAAAAAGATCGGAAATCTTTTCAGTGGTAAAAAAAATAACTCTGCGGAAGTTCTCAAAGAAACCAAACCCGCACTTTTTATCGACGTTTATAAACAATCGGGCGCGAACACGGTTGCGGTTGCCGACGAGGTTCTGAAAAGAATTGGTAAACTCAACGACGGAATCCAAGGTCTCGAAGGGAAACCTAAGATTCGTCTGATCCGTGACGGATCAAAATGGATTCGATACAACGTGGAAGACGTGACCGAAGCGATCGTAATCGGGATGCTTCTTGCGGTTGTTACGGTTTACTTCTTCTTAGGAAACTTCCGTTCCACGGTGATCACCGGACTCGCGCTTCCGAACTCGATGCTCGGCGCGTTCGTTCTTATGTGGGCGATGGGTTTTACCATCAACGTTATGACTCTCTTGGCTCTTTCCTTGGCGGTGGGATTGCTCGTCGACGACGCGATCGTGGTTCGAGAGAACATCTTCCGAAAACTCGAGGAAGGAAAGGGAGTGATGGAAGCCGCCGAAACGGGAACGAACGAAGTAACGTTAGCCGTAATCGGAACCTCCTTAACGGTGATCGCGGTATTCTTACCCGTCGGATTTCTTTCGGGGATCGTAGGTCAGTTCTTCAAACAGTTCGGATTGACGGTCGTATTCGCGATGCTCATTTCCCTATTCGACGGTCTTGCGGTCGCTCCTATGCTTTCCGCGTATTTTGCGGGAAAGATCGATCACAACAAAAAACCGAATAAGGCCATCCAACTTTTCGATCAGTTCCAAACCTGGTTGGAGAAACAGTATGGAAGAATCATGAAGGTCGCGCTCAAAAGACCGGGAATGGTTCTTTTGGCTTCTCTTGGAATTTTCATTCTCTCCATTCTCTCTTTGAAACTCGTTAAGAGCACATTCTTACCCGCGAACGATCAGGGAGAATTCTTAGTAACCCTGGATTTACCGCCGGGAACGAGCTTACAAGGAACCAAACAAGTAGCCGATCAGGTTCTCGATGTTTTGAAAAAAATTCCCGAGATGGACATGATCGCGATTACGATCGGTAAACCGGACGGAGGAGAACCGAACGCGGGGACTCTCGCGGTTGCATTAGTAAATTCTAAAAAACGAAAGCGTACAACAACGCAGGTCAAGGATGAGATCCGGGAACTTCTAAAACCGTTCGCGTTTGCAAGACCGGCCGTATCCGATTATAGCGCGGTCGGGGGCGGAATTCAGTATCCGTTCCAGCTCGTGATCAAAGGTGAGAATCTCGCGGAGATGGATGTGTATTCCAAAAAGGTCGTAGCAAGATTGAAAAATCTTTCCGATCTTGCGGACATCGATACCGACTACAGAGCGGGCAAACCGGAATATCAAATTCATTTGGATAACATGAAGATGCAACTCGTGGGAGTTCTTCCCGGCGTTGCGGGTTCGGAACTTCGTTACCAAATCGCGGGGGACGAGGTTAGCAAGTTTTACGATAAGGGAATCGAATACGAAGTGAAGATGAGACTTCGTCCGGATCAAAGAAACTTAAGAATGGCCTACGGACAAACCAAGGTTCCGAACATCGCCAACAAACTCATTCCGTTGTCCGCGATCAGCGTGGGTAAGGAAACCGCGGGGCCTTCTCGGATCAACCGGATCGACCGCGCGAGAACGATCGTAATCAACGCGAACTTAGCTCCGGGTGGAGCGGTTCAAGACGCGACTCGAATCACGGATGAAATTCTGAAAAAGGAACTCCCTCCACCGCCGGGAATCCGTTACAACTTCCAAGGACAATCCGAGGACTTCAAAGAACTTCTCGCGAACATCGTTCTTGCGTTCGGGTTGGCGTTGGTGTTTATTTATCTCGTACTCGCTTCGTTGTATGAATCCTTCATCACACCGATTACGATTCTATTCGCGATTCCTCCTGCGATTTCGGGAGCGTTCTTCGCGCTTGCTCTTACCAACGAGATGCTTAACTTATTCTCGATGATCGGTTTGATTCTTCTCATGGGTCTTGTCGCTAAGAACTCGATTCTTCTCGTGGACTATGCGATGCAGGCGATCCGCGAAAAGGGACTTTCTCGAAACGATGCGATCTTCGAAGCCGGACTCGTTCGACTTAGACCGATTTTGATGACTTCTCTTGCGATGATTATGGGAACGGTTCCGATCGCTCTCGGTCTTGGAGAAGCGGCGAAATCAAGAACCGCGATGGGGATTGCGATCATCGGAGGATTGATTCTTTCCACGGTAGTAACGCTTGTCGTTGTTCCGTCCATCTTCGGATTTATCGATCGTTTCAGAGAATGGATCGAAACGAAATTCCGTCCCGAATACGACATGAACGCTTCTTTGATTACACCGAGCCATTCTTCCAACGGACAATCCAGTTACGAAAAAGAATGGGCTTACGCTCAGGAGAAAGCGGAAGTCGAACTTCCTAAAAAATCAGGTTCTAAAAAAACCAAAAAAGAACATTAG